In Desulfobacterales bacterium, a single genomic region encodes these proteins:
- a CDS encoding dihydroorotase, with protein sequence MMMLIKCGRVIDPGNIDGVCDIFIKDGIISAVVAHDSEPESPESSGRAVDMIVDAAGKIITPGLIDMHVHFREPGYEHKETIETGCRAAACGGFTAVCPMPNTNPVNDCRRLTEYMIQTADTACGVRVYPIAAISIGQDGRQLCDYADLKGAGAVAVSDDGKSVIDSGLMRKALERASQSGMVVISHCEDPGLAADGVINEGEVSRRTGLAGIPNAVESIMVMRDIALCELTGAPLHIAHVSTRESVRAIREAKKRGVPVTAETAPHYFTLTEKAVERYWTHAKMSPPLRSEKDRLAILEGLADGTIDVIATDHAPHSVTEKDTDMKKAPNGIIGLETSLPLSLKLVESGILSFSDLVRKMSKNPASIIGVNSGIYVDGPADITIIDPELRHTVDAASFQSKSRNCPFDGWEMKGKAVMTIIGGRIAYNDRHFVP encoded by the coding sequence ATGATGATGTTGATAAAATGCGGTCGGGTCATTGATCCCGGCAATATAGATGGCGTGTGCGATATTTTTATAAAGGATGGTATCATTTCGGCTGTGGTAGCGCATGATTCCGAGCCGGAATCCCCTGAATCTTCAGGCCGGGCAGTCGATATGATCGTTGATGCCGCCGGTAAAATCATAACCCCCGGACTGATAGACATGCATGTCCATTTCCGGGAGCCGGGCTATGAGCATAAAGAAACGATTGAAACCGGCTGCAGAGCGGCTGCCTGTGGGGGCTTTACGGCGGTATGCCCCATGCCGAACACAAATCCGGTAAACGATTGCCGCCGGTTGACCGAATACATGATACAGACGGCAGACACGGCGTGCGGCGTCAGAGTCTATCCCATCGCCGCCATCAGTATCGGTCAGGACGGCAGGCAGCTGTGCGACTATGCCGACCTGAAAGGGGCAGGTGCTGTAGCGGTTTCAGATGACGGAAAATCGGTTATTGACAGCGGGTTGATGAGAAAGGCGCTGGAACGCGCCAGCCAGTCCGGAATGGTGGTGATATCCCACTGCGAGGACCCGGGGCTGGCGGCGGATGGCGTGATCAATGAAGGAGAGGTGTCCAGGCGGACAGGGCTTGCCGGCATTCCCAATGCAGTCGAAAGTATCATGGTGATGCGGGATATTGCATTGTGTGAATTAACCGGTGCGCCGCTTCACATAGCCCATGTCAGTACCCGGGAATCGGTAAGAGCCATACGGGAGGCAAAAAAACGGGGTGTACCGGTGACCGCTGAAACCGCTCCGCATTATTTTACCCTTACCGAAAAAGCGGTTGAGCGGTATTGGACCCACGCAAAGATGAGCCCGCCGCTTCGCTCTGAAAAGGACCGTCTGGCCATATTGGAAGGTCTTGCCGACGGCACCATCGATGTGATTGCCACAGATCATGCCCCGCATTCGGTCACGGAAAAAGATACGGATATGAAAAAGGCCCCAAATGGAATTATCGGTCTTGAGACATCGCTGCCGCTGAGCCTGAAGCTGGTCGAAAGCGGCATACTCAGCTTTTCGGACCTCGTCAGAAAAATGTCCAAAAATCCGGCCAGCATCATAGGTGTCAACAGCGGCATTTATGTGGACGGGCCGGCAGATATCACCATTATTGACCCGGAGCTGCGTCACACGGTGGATGCCGCTTCGTTTCAGTCTAAGAGCCGGAATTGTCCGTTTGACGGATGGGAAATGAAGGGGAAAGCGGTGATGACTATTATCGGCGGAAGGATTGCCTATAATGACCGGCACTTCGTGCCTTGA
- a CDS encoding sigma-54 dependent transcriptional regulator, with protein MALILVVDDDQGMRDYLEIMLSREGYDVRTAPGGKQALAVCQKRKVDLVITDLKMSGMNGVELLKSLKDISPETMTILITGYASGETALAAMEEGAYDYLEKNFEPDDLKILVENALRNKGASEEDARFIRDVKRSDSFSKMMGRSKGMLKVYTLIKKMADTLANVLILGESGTGKELVARAIHENSARKNGPFIVINCGGIPENLLESELFGYMRGSFSGAYADKAGLFEMADKGTIFLDEIGELSPFLQVKLLRVVQEKTFMRLGGSMDIHVDVRIISATNRNLAERVKTGAFREDLFYRLNVIPVKAPPLRERKEDIPLLADFFIERYACQYGREIKKISPYALALLVEYPFPGNVRELENIIERSVALETGNIILPENLGISASADPALNFGDDPEIPDAGVDLNESVAKFERSLLEKALEKAGGSKTKAAKLLNISLDSLRYRFDKLGMTEKE; from the coding sequence ATGGCCTTAATTCTTGTTGTCGACGATGATCAGGGAATGAGGGACTACCTTGAGATCATGCTCTCCAGAGAGGGGTATGATGTACGGACCGCTCCGGGCGGAAAACAGGCCCTGGCCGTCTGCCAGAAACGCAAGGTCGATCTGGTGATTACCGACCTGAAGATGTCCGGCATGAATGGCGTCGAATTGCTCAAATCCCTGAAAGATATATCACCGGAGACCATGACCATCCTGATCACAGGCTATGCCTCTGGTGAAACCGCCCTGGCGGCGATGGAGGAAGGCGCATATGATTACCTTGAAAAAAATTTCGAGCCGGACGATCTGAAAATCCTTGTCGAAAACGCCCTCCGCAACAAAGGCGCCAGTGAAGAAGACGCCCGATTTATACGAGATGTGAAACGTTCCGACTCCTTCTCAAAGATGATGGGACGGAGTAAAGGAATGCTGAAGGTATACACCCTGATCAAAAAAATGGCGGATACGCTTGCCAATGTGCTTATCCTCGGCGAAAGCGGGACGGGAAAAGAACTGGTTGCCAGGGCCATACATGAAAACAGCGCCCGGAAAAACGGACCCTTTATCGTTATCAATTGCGGGGGCATCCCGGAAAATCTCCTCGAAAGCGAGCTATTCGGTTACATGAGAGGCTCATTCAGCGGCGCGTATGCGGACAAGGCAGGGCTTTTTGAGATGGCGGACAAGGGAACCATTTTTCTCGACGAAATTGGCGAACTTTCCCCTTTCCTCCAGGTCAAGCTGCTGAGGGTGGTTCAGGAAAAGACCTTCATGCGGTTGGGAGGGTCCATGGATATCCATGTGGATGTCAGAATCATTTCCGCTACCAACCGAAATCTGGCAGAACGGGTAAAAACCGGCGCCTTTCGGGAAGACCTGTTTTACCGCCTGAATGTCATACCGGTTAAGGCCCCTCCCCTGCGCGAACGCAAAGAAGACATCCCCCTCCTTGCAGACTTTTTCATCGAAAGATACGCCTGTCAATATGGACGGGAAATAAAAAAAATTTCCCCGTACGCCCTGGCACTGCTCGTGGAGTATCCCTTTCCGGGAAACGTAAGAGAGCTTGAAAATATCATCGAGCGAAGCGTCGCCCTCGAGACGGGCAACATCATTCTGCCGGAAAATCTTGGGATATCTGCATCAGCTGACCCGGCACTGAACTTCGGAGATGATCCCGAAATACCCGACGCGGGAGTGGACCTGAATGAATCGGTTGCAAAATTCGAAAGAAGCCTTCTGGAAAAAGCGCTTGAAAAAGCGGGAGGATCAAAGACAAAGGCCGCAAAACTCCTTAACATCAGCCTGGATTCCCTGCGTTACCGGTTCGACAAGCTGGGAATGACGGAAAAGGAGTGA
- a CDS encoding ATP-binding protein, with translation MKKNRLKQKTAMTRALWLMFFRLAVVSFILGISAFTQFKMPGTLAASSLRLIYILISVTYLFSILNLSLLKTIKTVSINVYFQSTFDILLVTALIYVTGGIESVYSTLYPLIIIYSVLFLGKNGGMFVASASGILYGLLVDFEFYGVIHPIYSETYAYSTEPGYVFLKICIHIVSFYAVALLASFVVDMEKKTKTLLLEKETAFDQLDILHKSIIESVGSGIMTVDLEGKIKSFNRAAEKITGMLPRDVANRAVNDIFPDLSETMRTEKDKNPSMRRFEIALSSTSGQSILGFSIYPLIDPKGYSIGKILIFQDLTAFKKMESEIEKSRKLAFMGEISAVLAHELRSPLVSISGSIRLLMEDLKLEGSNKKLMQIILRGKDQLENLVRDFLLLARPDTHNRGKTDIKSIIDEVIESARFTPGWNGTVEIMKNLCDQNEIYGNRTELRQVLWNLVLNSLQAMPDEGILEIETKHNEDDDNHEFLEISVKDTGCGIEEKHLNNVRDPFYTTKETGTGLGLAIASRIIESHNGKFSIESEPHKGTKCSMLLPVAPLVRKDD, from the coding sequence GTGAAAAAAAACCGGCTGAAACAAAAAACAGCAATGACAAGGGCGCTGTGGCTGATGTTCTTCAGGCTTGCCGTCGTGTCATTTATCCTCGGCATTTCGGCCTTTACTCAGTTCAAAATGCCCGGGACCCTCGCAGCATCATCCCTCCGTTTGATTTATATCTTAATATCTGTAACATATCTTTTCTCAATTTTGAACCTCTCCCTGTTGAAGACAATCAAAACCGTTTCCATAAATGTGTATTTTCAGAGTACGTTTGACATTCTGCTGGTTACAGCGCTTATCTATGTCACGGGAGGTATAGAAAGTGTTTATTCCACACTGTACCCTCTGATTATTATATATTCCGTGCTGTTTCTGGGAAAAAATGGCGGCATGTTTGTTGCTTCCGCCAGCGGAATACTGTACGGATTATTGGTAGATTTTGAATTTTATGGTGTTATCCACCCGATATACAGTGAAACATACGCGTACAGCACCGAGCCTGGATATGTTTTTTTAAAAATATGCATCCACATTGTCTCCTTTTATGCAGTGGCCCTGCTGGCGAGTTTTGTGGTGGATATGGAAAAAAAAACAAAGACGCTCCTTTTGGAAAAGGAAACCGCCTTTGATCAGCTGGATATACTTCATAAGAGCATCATAGAATCCGTCGGTTCCGGTATCATGACAGTGGATCTGGAGGGCAAAATCAAGTCGTTTAACAGAGCGGCTGAGAAAATTACCGGCATGCTGCCCCGCGATGTCGCAAACAGAGCCGTTAACGATATCTTTCCTGATCTTTCCGAAACGATGCGAACAGAAAAAGATAAAAATCCATCGATGAGACGTTTCGAGATCGCATTATCATCTACAAGTGGACAATCCATACTGGGATTTTCAATATACCCCCTCATTGATCCGAAAGGATACAGTATAGGGAAAATCCTCATATTTCAGGATCTGACCGCTTTTAAAAAAATGGAATCTGAAATTGAAAAAAGCAGGAAACTTGCCTTTATGGGGGAAATATCAGCGGTTCTGGCGCATGAACTCAGAAGCCCGCTGGTATCGATCAGCGGCTCCATTAGACTGTTGATGGAAGACCTCAAGCTTGAAGGGTCGAACAAAAAGCTCATGCAAATCATTCTCAGGGGAAAAGATCAGCTGGAAAACCTCGTCAGAGATTTTCTCCTGCTTGCCAGACCGGATACCCACAATCGGGGCAAAACAGATATCAAGAGCATTATAGACGAAGTCATTGAATCTGCCCGTTTTACCCCCGGCTGGAACGGAACCGTTGAAATCATGAAAAACCTGTGCGATCAGAATGAGATATACGGAAACAGAACTGAGTTACGGCAGGTTTTGTGGAATCTCGTGTTGAATTCACTTCAGGCAATGCCGGATGAAGGGATTCTGGAGATCGAAACGAAACACAATGAGGATGATGACAACCATGAATTTCTCGAAATATCAGTCAAAGACACCGGCTGCGGCATAGAAGAAAAGCATTTGAACAATGTTCGGGACCCTTTCTATACAACAAAGGAAACCGGCACAGGACTGGGACTTGCGATAGCCAGTAGAATAATTGAAAGCCACAACGGCAAGTTCAGTATTGAAAGTGAACCCCACAAGGGGACAAAATGCTCGATGCTCCTGCCAGTTGCACCCCTTGTCAGAAAGGATGATTAG
- a CDS encoding sulfite exporter TauE/SafE family protein yields MAINPNMLVLVASGVGVGLCASFSGLGGGFLMVPLLLYMGFSAQKTVGTSFLAIVILSVSALIAHNKLANVDYRAGLLLGLGGIAGAQVGAHLVQYVPIAYFKKIFALILFILSVYVFFKK; encoded by the coding sequence ATGGCTATAAATCCAAACATGCTGGTGCTTGTCGCCAGCGGGGTCGGAGTGGGGCTTTGTGCCTCTTTTTCAGGGCTTGGCGGTGGTTTTTTGATGGTTCCGCTGCTGCTGTATATGGGATTTTCCGCACAGAAAACAGTGGGGACGTCTTTTCTGGCAATTGTGATCCTATCGGTATCTGCGTTGATTGCACACAATAAACTGGCCAATGTGGATTACCGGGCGGGACTGTTACTGGGACTCGGAGGAATTGCCGGAGCACAGGTGGGTGCGCACCTGGTTCAATATGTTCCGATAGCGTATTTTAAAAAAATTTTTGCGTTGATTTTGTTCATTTTGTCAGTATATGTGTTTTTCAAAAAATAG
- a CDS encoding GNAT family N-acetyltransferase, translating to MDLLEYCPRKVVSAEKAVSKIRRGSRVFIGTGCGEPQHLIRAMVRDKNLQDIMIFQMLSSTLAQFVDDPSFLRRFNIKLFFISNSMRKAAFEGKIDYVPVYLSQIPRLFSTKNIGLDVALIQVSPPDRFGYCSLGVSVDITQSGMENAEMVIAQVNPRVPRTSGEGYVHVDDIDYFVFHQEALVEVLPTIKENEVARRIGHYVSQLVFDGATLQIGFGHLPNAILQYLDKKKDLGIHTQLITDSFLPLFEKKVITNKKKSLLPGRAVASLAMGSQKLYRYLDHNPMFYFRSSEFVNDPTVIARNDNLISISSALEVDLTGQVCSDSMGYLFYSGIGDQVDFIRGSAMSKGGFSIIALPSTAQNGEVSRIVSHLSEGAGVATTRGDINFVVTEYGIAELQGKGIYQRVMELAQVAHPKFREDLIEFAKKRRYIFADQLPPSQDDLIFIEGYKSTFELKDGTVVEFRPLFPSDELEYRNFFYSLEEKTVYYRFFYKMKIFSHEVVQQQWASVDYRKNMSIIGIVQAKGYKEIVALGSYARDNDDYAEAAFVIREDYQGMGIGSYLLEKLEIIARENDYKGFVATVLRENFAMIHVFKKRYPNAKMSMNAGSELVITMNFEDSGSSAAEEKQSR from the coding sequence ATGGATTTACTTGAATATTGCCCTCGTAAAGTGGTGTCTGCCGAAAAGGCCGTGTCGAAGATCCGGAGAGGCAGCCGGGTGTTTATCGGAACCGGGTGCGGGGAGCCTCAGCATTTGATCAGGGCCATGGTTCGGGATAAAAATCTTCAGGATATCATGATTTTTCAGATGCTGTCTTCAACGCTGGCTCAGTTTGTGGATGATCCGTCTTTTCTCAGGCGTTTTAACATAAAACTGTTTTTCATCAGCAACTCCATGCGGAAAGCGGCTTTTGAGGGAAAGATCGATTATGTACCTGTATACCTGTCTCAAATCCCCAGACTGTTTTCCACAAAGAACATCGGGCTGGATGTGGCGTTGATACAGGTCAGCCCTCCGGACCGTTTCGGATACTGCAGTCTGGGGGTTTCCGTGGATATTACGCAATCCGGTATGGAAAATGCCGAAATGGTCATTGCGCAGGTCAATCCCAGAGTGCCGAGAACATCCGGAGAAGGATATGTCCATGTAGACGATATCGATTATTTTGTATTTCATCAGGAAGCGCTTGTTGAGGTGCTGCCGACTATCAAGGAAAACGAAGTGGCCCGAAGAATCGGTCACTATGTGTCCCAGCTGGTTTTTGACGGCGCTACGCTTCAGATCGGCTTTGGCCATCTTCCCAATGCTATTTTGCAATATCTGGATAAAAAAAAGGATCTCGGGATTCACACCCAGCTGATTACGGATTCATTTCTTCCCCTGTTTGAAAAAAAGGTGATCACCAACAAAAAAAAATCATTGCTTCCCGGCAGAGCGGTTGCCTCACTGGCTATGGGCTCCCAGAAACTGTACCGGTATCTGGATCATAATCCGATGTTTTATTTTCGGTCATCCGAGTTTGTAAATGATCCAACGGTGATTGCACGAAATGATAATCTGATCTCCATCAGTTCGGCCCTCGAAGTGGATCTGACCGGTCAGGTCTGTTCCGATTCCATGGGATATCTGTTTTACAGCGGTATTGGTGATCAGGTTGATTTTATCCGCGGCAGTGCCATGTCAAAAGGCGGATTTTCCATAATCGCCCTTCCTTCCACGGCGCAAAACGGTGAAGTGTCACGTATCGTATCTCATTTAAGCGAAGGGGCCGGTGTGGCCACTACCCGTGGTGATATCAATTTTGTCGTGACCGAATACGGAATTGCAGAACTTCAGGGCAAAGGGATCTATCAGCGGGTTATGGAACTGGCTCAGGTGGCGCATCCGAAATTCCGTGAAGACCTGATCGAGTTTGCCAAAAAACGGAGGTATATCTTTGCTGATCAGCTTCCGCCGTCTCAGGATGATCTGATCTTTATCGAAGGATATAAAAGCACTTTCGAACTCAAAGATGGAACCGTGGTCGAATTTCGTCCTTTGTTTCCGTCTGATGAGCTGGAATACCGTAATTTCTTTTATTCGCTCGAAGAAAAAACGGTTTATTACCGGTTTTTTTACAAAATGAAAATTTTTTCTCACGAGGTGGTTCAGCAGCAGTGGGCCAGCGTGGACTACCGCAAAAACATGTCGATCATCGGTATTGTTCAGGCGAAAGGTTATAAGGAAATTGTCGCCCTGGGTTCATATGCCCGGGATAATGATGATTATGCGGAGGCGGCCTTTGTTATCCGGGAAGATTACCAGGGGATGGGTATCGGCTCCTATCTGTTGGAAAAGCTGGAAATTATCGCCAGGGAAAATGATTACAAAGGTTTTGTTGCCACGGTATTGCGGGAAAACTTTGCCATGATTCATGTGTTCAAAAAACGATACCCCAATGCCAAAATGTCTATGAATGCAGGCAGTGAGCTTGTGATTACGATGAATTTCGAGGATTCCGGATCTTCCGCCGCGGAGGAGAAGCAAAGCAGGTAA
- the rsmG gene encoding 16S rRNA (guanine(527)-N(7))-methyltransferase RsmG, whose product MLIGSDTWKRLIADGAKDFHIDISPSQAAQFDVYARELITWNRKKNLTAITEPTEIAVKHFLDSIIPTRFLPSEASLLDIGSGAGFPGIPFKIMIPSLSVTLIDASRKKVNFLKHIIRLLDLKGIEARHIRAEELAKAPGSAPAFDLIVCRALTRLDDFVAMAIPMLAGEGTIIALKGMEMEMDITAGENITFADDIFSVDIQTYSLPFLDAGRSVIRLKRIPHP is encoded by the coding sequence ATGTTAATCGGATCAGACACATGGAAACGTCTCATTGCAGACGGCGCAAAAGACTTTCATATTGATATCAGCCCCTCTCAGGCAGCGCAATTTGATGTTTATGCCCGGGAACTGATTACCTGGAACCGGAAAAAAAATTTAACGGCGATTACGGAACCAACGGAAATCGCCGTTAAACATTTTCTGGATTCAATCATTCCCACCCGGTTTCTTCCATCTGAAGCCTCGTTGCTGGATATCGGCTCCGGTGCCGGTTTTCCGGGAATACCTTTTAAAATAATGATCCCGTCCCTGTCTGTTACGCTGATCGATGCTTCCCGAAAAAAAGTGAATTTTTTAAAGCACATCATCCGCCTCCTTGATCTGAAAGGAATAGAAGCCCGTCACATCCGGGCAGAGGAGCTTGCGAAAGCTCCCGGCAGCGCCCCGGCGTTTGATCTGATCGTCTGCCGGGCACTTACCCGGCTGGATGATTTTGTTGCCATGGCAATCCCCATGCTGGCAGGGGAGGGAACCATAATCGCACTCAAAGGGATGGAGATGGAAATGGACATCACGGCCGGTGAAAATATTACCTTTGCGGACGATATCTTTTCCGTTGATATCCAGACCTACAGCCTTCCGTTTCTCGATGCGGGAAGATCCGTTATCCGGTTGAAACGGATTCCCCATCCGTAG
- the carB gene encoding carbamoyl-phosphate synthase large subunit: MPKRDDINKVLIIGSGPIIIGQACEFDYSGTQACKALRSLGYEIVLVNSNPATIMTDPSIADVTYIEPLNVKSLTRIIEKERPDALLPNLGGQSALNLSSELAKTGVLDQYGVKVIGVNIDAIERGEDRTAFKNTMARLGIEMPESTAVNTVEDAEKVADELGYPVVIRPAYTMGGTGGGLVYNVEELRTIAARGIAESMVHQILVEESVLGWEELELEVVRDAKNQMITVCFIENVDAMGIHTGDSFCTAPMLTIDEALQKKLQKYAYDIVEAIEVIGGTNVQFAHDPETGRVVIIEINPRTSRSSALASKATGFPIAMVSSLLAGGLTMDEIPYWRDGSLEKYTPSGDYVVVKFARWAFEKFNGVKDHLGTQMRAVGEVMSIGKTYKEAFQKAIRSLEIGRSGLGFAKNFHKKSLSELMGMLNIPSSERQFILYEALRKGADIQALYKKIHIKPWFLQQMKELVELEEKIIAFKGQFPPDDLLIQAKKDGFADKYLSQLLGIAEKDIREKRKSLGVEEAWEPVPVSGVENAAYYYSTYNAPDRVEVSDRKKVMVLGGGPNRIGQGIEFDYCCVHAALAIRNAGLESIMVNCNPETVSTDYDTSDKLYFEPLTVEDVLSIYEKEKPDGVIVQFGGQTPLNLAAELSKAGVHILGTTPETIDMAEDREQFNTIMKKLGIPQPDSGMASTLEEAVAIADRIEYPVLVRPSYVLGGRAMEIVHDEEMLKHYMSVAVDVSPDRPILIDQFLDNAIEAEADAISDGTDAFIPAVMEHIELAGIHSGDSACVIPPISIPLKHIETICDYTRKIAVAMNVVGLMNIQYAIYNDRVYILEANPRASRTVPLVSKICNIPMARLATQIMLGKKLSDLNLENKPIPHFGVKEAVFPFNMFPEVDPILGPEMRSTGEVLGMADSFGLAYYKSQEATQTQLPLEGSVLFTIAERDKDRAVVPAQLFKDLGFRILATKGTHSFLTEHGIEAELIHKVGYGRPDLVDAIKNGDINLVVNTPSGRQSKTDSSYIRKTAIKYKILYITTTSAAHAAAKGIATRQKGLETLKSLQQYHAGIK, from the coding sequence ATGCCAAAACGAGACGACATCAACAAGGTACTTATCATCGGATCAGGTCCTATTATCATCGGTCAGGCCTGTGAATTCGATTATTCCGGCACCCAGGCCTGCAAAGCGCTTCGGTCGCTCGGATATGAAATCGTTCTGGTAAATTCAAATCCTGCCACCATCATGACAGATCCGAGCATAGCCGATGTAACCTATATAGAACCACTGAATGTCAAGTCATTGACCCGGATTATTGAAAAAGAACGTCCGGACGCGCTGCTTCCCAATCTGGGAGGGCAGTCGGCCCTGAATCTGTCTTCGGAACTGGCAAAAACAGGGGTACTCGACCAGTACGGCGTCAAGGTGATCGGGGTAAACATCGACGCCATTGAACGCGGAGAAGATCGAACCGCCTTTAAAAATACCATGGCGCGACTCGGCATTGAAATGCCTGAAAGCACTGCGGTCAACACTGTGGAAGACGCTGAAAAGGTGGCTGATGAGCTCGGATATCCGGTTGTCATCCGCCCGGCCTACACCATGGGCGGTACCGGCGGCGGCCTTGTCTATAATGTCGAAGAGCTCCGGACCATCGCCGCAAGAGGCATAGCCGAAAGCATGGTGCATCAGATTCTGGTCGAAGAATCGGTACTGGGCTGGGAAGAGCTGGAACTGGAAGTGGTTCGTGATGCCAAAAACCAGATGATCACAGTTTGTTTTATTGAAAATGTCGATGCCATGGGGATTCATACCGGAGATTCATTCTGCACCGCCCCGATGCTGACCATCGATGAGGCGCTTCAGAAAAAGCTTCAGAAATATGCCTATGACATTGTCGAAGCCATCGAGGTGATCGGTGGGACCAACGTCCAGTTCGCGCATGACCCCGAAACAGGCCGGGTGGTCATCATTGAAATCAATCCCAGAACGTCCCGGTCATCCGCACTGGCCTCAAAGGCTACGGGATTTCCGATAGCCATGGTATCATCCCTTCTGGCAGGCGGTCTGACCATGGATGAAATTCCGTACTGGCGAGACGGATCACTGGAAAAATATACGCCGTCCGGAGATTATGTGGTCGTAAAATTTGCCCGTTGGGCATTTGAGAAATTCAACGGGGTCAAAGACCATCTCGGTACCCAGATGCGTGCGGTAGGCGAAGTGATGAGTATCGGCAAAACCTATAAGGAAGCGTTTCAGAAAGCGATCCGATCGCTTGAAATCGGCCGAAGCGGACTTGGATTTGCCAAAAATTTTCATAAAAAATCTCTCAGCGAATTAATGGGGATGCTCAATATCCCTTCCAGCGAACGGCAGTTCATCCTTTATGAAGCCCTGAGAAAAGGCGCTGACATTCAGGCGCTTTATAAAAAAATCCATATTAAGCCCTGGTTCCTGCAGCAGATGAAGGAGCTGGTGGAACTGGAAGAAAAAATTATCGCCTTCAAGGGGCAATTTCCTCCGGATGATCTGTTGATTCAGGCAAAAAAAGACGGATTTGCAGACAAGTATCTGTCCCAACTGCTGGGTATCGCGGAAAAAGACATCCGTGAAAAACGCAAATCACTCGGGGTTGAAGAAGCCTGGGAGCCGGTTCCGGTCAGTGGGGTTGAAAACGCGGCCTATTATTATTCCACCTACAATGCCCCTGACAGAGTTGAGGTCAGTGACCGCAAAAAAGTCATGGTGCTTGGAGGCGGCCCCAACCGGATCGGTCAGGGCATAGAATTTGACTACTGCTGCGTGCATGCCGCCCTTGCCATCCGGAACGCCGGTCTGGAATCCATCATGGTCAACTGCAACCCGGAAACCGTCTCCACCGATTATGACACATCAGACAAACTGTATTTTGAGCCACTGACCGTTGAAGATGTGCTCAGCATTTATGAAAAAGAAAAGCCCGACGGGGTCATTGTCCAGTTCGGCGGACAGACACCGCTCAACCTGGCCGCGGAACTGTCAAAGGCCGGGGTCCATATTCTGGGAACGACACCCGAAACCATCGATATGGCTGAAGACCGGGAACAGTTCAACACAATCATGAAAAAACTGGGCATCCCGCAGCCGGATTCCGGAATGGCCAGCACCCTGGAAGAGGCCGTTGCCATTGCCGACCGGATTGAATACCCGGTGCTGGTCAGGCCCTCTTATGTGCTGGGCGGACGGGCCATGGAAATCGTTCACGATGAAGAGATGCTCAAACATTACATGTCTGTCGCTGTGGATGTATCTCCGGATCGGCCCATTCTGATCGACCAGTTTCTGGATAACGCCATCGAGGCTGAGGCCGACGCCATTTCGGATGGAACAGATGCCTTTATCCCGGCGGTCATGGAGCATATCGAACTTGCCGGTATCCATTCAGGAGATTCGGCCTGTGTCATTCCTCCGATCAGCATCCCTTTGAAGCACATTGAAACCATCTGCGATTATACCCGGAAAATTGCTGTTGCAATGAATGTCGTGGGACTGATGAATATTCAGTATGCGATTTACAACGACCGGGTTTATATTCTGGAGGCTAACCCAAGGGCGTCAAGGACCGTACCGCTGGTATCCAAAATCTGCAATATTCCCATGGCGCGCCTGGCCACCCAGATCATGCTCGGAAAAAAGCTCTCCGATCTTAACCTTGAAAACAAGCCAATTCCTCATTTCGGAGTCAAAGAAGCCGTTTTTCCGTTTAATATGTTCCCTGAGGTTGATCCGATCCTCGGACCCGAAATGCGATCTACCGGCGAAGTGCTCGGGATGGCGGATTCATTCGGCCTTGCCTATTACAAATCCCAGGAAGCCACGCAAACCCAGCTGCCCCTGGAAGGATCGGTCCTGTTTACCATTGCCGAACGAGATAAAGACCGAGCCGTTGTTCCGGCTCAGCTTTTCAAGGATCTGGGATTCAGGATACTGGCGACAAAAGGAACCCACAGTTTCCTGACTGAACATGGAATCGAAGCGGAACTGATTCATAAGGTGGGGTATGGACGCCCGGATCTGGTCGATGCCATCAAAAACGGAGATATCAATCTGGTTGTCAATACGCCCAGCGGCAGGCAGAGCAAAACCGACAGTTCCTATATCCGAAAAACCGCAATCAAATACAAAATCCTCTATATCACGACCACCTCGGCAGCTCACGCGGCGGCAAAGGGAATTGCCACCAGACAAAAAGGCCTGGAAACGTTAAAATCCCTGCAACAGTATCACGCCGGGATAAAATAG